One window of Plasmodium falciparum 3D7 genome assembly, chromosome: 7 genomic DNA carries:
- a CDS encoding drug/metabolite transporter DMT1, putative, with protein MSNILNNDFFKLDRFLCNNGSDEGDNSLLMIGVNLLLLFSMFLYGINYILMKYFIKIKGSIYIFIILRTALTIPLMIYMFISKKPCSQNKKLLDQDMKEIDTEMNSYEKDLELANPNEESKTSRKYGWSSKNKKKHKNKNTSHGNDKSNNNDKNNNDIINNNISVNKNKCIQNNIEENSGCNFFNKLFWNEEKLIPKAAYMPMLILSITGALRQVIVIVALQYTDSHNVAIIQPTIPIFTALISYYLKIEKMNYITAFSIFLSFFGLAITAEIWNLKTFDLGFYLLLTVPITKGLQVIYINVATKYVNNDIIQFSQMFFLLIITLPFGILGEIFINQNYNILQETYELNMRQFLCILYSTIAIIILCWKIQIIALNYLTPITVSLYQSFQPCFTFVLARLFLNETINATKIIGTIFIILSLFLYQYGCNKHSKK; from the coding sequence ATgagtaatatattaaataatgatttCTTTAAATTGGATAGGTTTCTTTGTAATAATGGGAGTGATGAGGGGGATAACAGTTTATTGATGATAGGTGtaaatttgttattattattttctatgtttttatatggtataaattatatattaatgaaatattttataaagataaaaggatctatttatatcttcattatattaAGAACAGCTTTAACAATACCTTTGATgatttatatgttcatttcCAAAAAACCATGTtctcaaaataaaaaattattagatCAGGATATGAAAGAAATTGATACTGAGATGAATAGTTATGAAAAGGATTTAGAGCTAGCTAATCCAAATGAGGAAAGTAAGACAAGTAGAAAATATGGTTGGTCATCaaagaataagaaaaaacataaaaacaaaaatacatCGCATGGTAATGATAAGagcaataataatgataaaaacaataatgatattattaataataatataagtgtaaataaaaataaatgtatacaaAACAATATAGAGGAAAATTCTggttgtaatttttttaataaattattttggaatgaagaaaaattaataccAAAGGCAGCTTATATGCCtatgttaatattatcaataaCCGGTGCGTTAAGACAAGTTATTGTAATAGTTGCTTTACAATATACAGATTCACATAATGTTGCTATAATTCAACCGACTATACCAATTTTCACAGCTTTAAtatcttattatttaaaaatagaaaaaatgaattatataacagctttttctatttttttatcattttttggATTAGCTATAACGGCAGAAATATGGAACCTTAAAACATTTGATTTAGGtttctatttattattaacagtACCTATTACTAAAGGATTacaagttatatatattaatgtagctactaaatatgtaaataatgatattatacAATTTTCTCAAATgtttttcttattaataataacttTACCATTTGGAATATTAGgagaaatttttattaatcaaaattataatattcttcaAGAAACATATGAATTAAATATGAGACAATTTCTTTGTATCTTATATTCAACAATAGCTATCATTATCTTATGTTGGAAAATACAAATTATTGCACTCAATTATTTAACACCCATAACAGTTTCTTTATACCAATCCTTTCAACCATGTTTTACTTTTGTCTTAGCAAGGCTCTTTCTTAATGAAACTATAAATGCTACCAAAATTATTGGaaccatttttattattttgtccTTGTTTCTATATCAATATGGTTGTAACAAACATTCCAaaaagtga